Genomic DNA from Nitrospira sp.:
TAGTCCGGGTTGAGGACCAGGGCTTGCTTGTAGCAGTCGATGGCGTCGCTCCACTTGCCTTGGCGTTCATATACGCGTCCCAGATTCAGGTGAGGGAAGGCCGGGCTTTCGTAGCGTGTGGCCTGCATGGCCTTTTGAAACCAGGGAATCGCCTCGTCCAGGTCGCCCTTTTCAATCAAATAGGCACCGATGTCGTTGTACGGATTGCCGAAGTGCGGATCGCACGCGATGGCCTTATGGCATTCCTCGATCGCCTCGTCGAGTTTGCCCATGAAGCTATAGGTCCAGCCGAGAAAGGTATAGGCTTCGGCCGTCTGATGCGTGGCGAGCGACAGCTTGTACAGACTGACCGCTTCCTCCAGCTGCCCCTTCATCTGTAGTTCGTAGGCTTGCTGGAACAGCTGCCAGGCTTCGCGCTTGTCTTCCTCGCTGCCATTGCCCTGTATGAGAAAATCTTGGACATCCATGGTGGTCAGGCTGATGAAAAAGGCCTCCAGCTTCGTTCTCGATCGTGCGAACTCCTCAACGTACTGAGAAGTACGCCTGCGGGTTCGCACTCTCTGCGGCCTCGCCGGATGACCCTTTTGATCAGCCTGCAGGCCGGAAGGCAGTGTTTCCTCCGCGTTATTCGTGTTTGAGCTTCTTCTGAATCAGTTCTGCGCCGTATCGGCCGGAGAGTAACATCGAGCCGAAGGCCGGGCCCATCCTCGGCGTGCCGAATACGGCGGCCACAGCTAGCCCGATGACAAAGCAATTGGGAGAGACTTCCCCGGTCCGATCCATGACCTCTTCTTCCGACCGCGACACCCACATGGCGCCATTGCCTGGAACCTGTTGATAGAGTCCCCGCTTGTGCAGCAGGTTGACCACCACCGCATCATGTCCGGTCGCGTCGACGACTATCTTACTCTCTAACGCGATGGGATCGACATGGATAATATCGTGCCCGGCCATTTCAGCGGTGGTGCTGTTCACCACCACGCCTTCCAAAACGCCTTCGCGGCGCAGAATGAGATCGACGACCCGCGTCAGGTTCATGATCTTGGCGCCGGCATCATAGGC
This window encodes:
- a CDS encoding tetratricopeptide repeat protein, which encodes MDVQDFLIQGNGSEEDKREAWQLFQQAYELQMKGQLEEAVSLYKLSLATHQTAEAYTFLGWTYSFMGKLDEAIEECHKAIACDPHFGNPYNDIGAYLIEKGDLDEAIPWFQKAMQATRYESPAFPHLNLGRVYERQGKWSDAIDCYKQALVLNPDYALAKKALGRLISSLN
- a CDS encoding thiazole biosynthesis protein — translated: MGKPKPAPLRERDITRQIAREYYKEFDQLIESDVIIVGAGPSGLICAHDLGRMGIKTLIVEQSLALGGGFWSGGYLMNKATICAPAHKILKEVGVPCKQIKECPGMYMVDPPHATGALIAAAYDAGAKIMNLTRVVDLILRREGVLEGVVVNSTTAEMAGHDIIHVDPIALESKIVVDATGHDAVVVNLLHKRGLYQQVPGNGAMWVSRSEEEVMDRTGEVSPNCFVIGLAVAAVFGTPRMGPAFGSMLLSGRYGAELIQKKLKHE